One Blastocatellia bacterium DNA window includes the following coding sequences:
- a CDS encoding Mov34/MPN/PAD-1 family protein, producing MKFVIKKVNEVEAVRRRLPEVVEIEGEPPTEDFRIFLSRQAREKIFIAGSHNPDGMAASLYRRENERGGVLLGNLYYDEVNGKKITYTAITDAMPADDAQAGSTHVEFDGGMLKKVMEEASDYIQKTGQNARIVGWYHTHPGFGVFMSGTDQNTQRQIYGTDWHIAIVFDPIRRDYGIFYGKDSTPATGWGIFDLIAEGFPPPMKIKLRVNNTQNRQVEEDFFQLKEALFEEFREMFDPIKDVI from the coding sequence ATGAAATTTGTTATTAAAAAAGTTAATGAAGTTGAAGCTGTTAGGCGGCGATTGCCAGAAGTTGTGGAAATTGAAGGTGAGCCTCCTACAGAGGACTTCCGTATCTTTCTTTCGCGTCAAGCAAGAGAGAAAATCTTTATTGCAGGCTCTCATAACCCTGATGGAATGGCTGCTTCACTTTATAGACGTGAAAATGAGCGGGGAGGCGTTTTATTAGGTAATCTTTATTACGATGAAGTAAATGGCAAAAAAATTACATATACTGCAATAACTGATGCAATGCCTGCCGATGATGCTCAAGCAGGTTCAACACACGTTGAATTTGATGGTGGAATGCTAAAAAAAGTAATGGAAGAGGCTAGCGATTACATTCAAAAAACAGGTCAAAATGCCCGCATTGTAGGTTGGTATCATACTCACCCAGGATTTGGAGTATTTATGTCTGGAACTGACCAAAATACTCAACGCCAAATTTATGGTACAGACTGGCATATAGCAATAGTTTTTGACCCAATTCGCAGGGATTATGGAATTTTTTACGGCAAAGATTCCACTCCAGCTACAGGTTGGGGGATTTTTGATTTAATTGCTGAAGGTTTTCCTCCTCCAATGAAAATTAAATTAAGGGTTAATAATACCCAAAATCGCCAAGTAGAAGAAGATTTTTTCCAATTAAAAGAAGCCTTATTTGAGGAATTTAGAGAAATGTTTGATCCTATTAAAGATGTAATTTAA
- a CDS encoding dipeptidase, producing the protein MKISGWKKRIFYSLLFFLGVMLAFFFIAPGQVEESNNKVLNRPPYFASEKAKELHKSLFIIDLHADSLLWNRNLLKSSSRGQVDIPRLIEGNVAIQAFTVVTKSPRKFNIEKNDDKTDNIFLLAFCQRWPLATWNSLTERALYQASKLDNFASASEGKLILIKSKKDLENYLLAREKNPTITAGFLGIEGAHALDGKIDNVEVLFNAGFRMMSPAHFFDNEIGGSAHGLKREGLTDLGKEMIRRMEAKNMIVDLAHSSSKVIDDVLAMATRPVVVSHTGVKGTCNNNRNLTDEQIKAIAQRGGVIGIGYWDTAVCGKDAKSVVKAIKYVVDLVGVDYVGLGSDFDGAVVVPFDTTGIVQITDALLTEGFTVEEIKKIMGENSLRVLKQCLPESKN; encoded by the coding sequence ATGAAGATTTCTGGTTGGAAAAAGAGGATTTTTTATAGCCTACTTTTTTTTCTAGGAGTAATGCTAGCTTTCTTTTTTATTGCTCCAGGTCAAGTAGAAGAAAGTAATAATAAAGTCTTAAATCGTCCTCCTTATTTTGCTTCAGAAAAAGCTAAAGAGCTTCATAAAAGCTTATTTATTATAGATTTACACGCTGATTCACTGCTTTGGAATAGAAATCTTCTTAAATCTAGTTCTAGAGGACAAGTTGATATCCCGCGCCTAATTGAAGGCAATGTTGCAATACAAGCTTTTACTGTAGTAACAAAATCACCAAGAAAATTTAATATCGAAAAAAATGATGATAAAACAGATAATATTTTTCTTTTAGCCTTTTGCCAACGCTGGCCGCTAGCTACTTGGAATAGCTTAACAGAACGCGCTCTTTATCAGGCGAGTAAGTTAGATAACTTTGCTAGTGCTTCTGAAGGAAAATTAATATTAATTAAGTCTAAAAAAGACTTAGAAAATTATTTATTAGCCAGAGAAAAAAATCCTACTATTACAGCCGGGTTTTTAGGTATAGAAGGGGCGCATGCGTTAGATGGAAAAATTGATAATGTAGAAGTACTATTTAATGCAGGATTTCGGATGATGTCGCCAGCACATTTTTTTGATAATGAAATAGGTGGTTCGGCTCATGGCTTAAAAAGAGAAGGATTAACAGATTTAGGTAAAGAAATGATTCGCAGAATGGAAGCTAAAAATATGATAGTAGATTTAGCACATTCCTCTAGCAAAGTAATAGATGATGTTTTAGCGATGGCTACTCGTCCAGTTGTAGTCTCACATACAGGTGTTAAAGGTACTTGCAACAACAACCGCAATCTTACAGATGAACAAATTAAAGCTATTGCTCAAAGGGGTGGAGTTATTGGTATAGGTTATTGGGATACGGCTGTTTGTGGTAAAGATGCTAAATCAGTTGTAAAGGCTATAAAATATGTTGTTGACTTAGTAGGGGTTGATTATGTTGGCTTAGGATCAGACTTTGATGGAGCAGTAGTTGTTCCATTTGATACTACAGGAATTGTACAGATAACAGATGCTTTATTAACTGAAGGTTTTACTGTAGAAGAAATAAAAAAAATAATGGGTGAGAATAGTTTAAGAGTCTTAAAACAATGTTTGCCTGAATCTAAAAATTAA
- a CDS encoding enoyl-CoA hydratase/isomerase family protein, producing the protein MSYKTLLIEEEENIFKITMNRPEAMNALSTDLAMELIQVFEDLTNKENIRAVILTGAGKAFSAGGDVKQMLTVVGTDAPSQFRLALDVYHKLILLMRRLPKPIIAAVNGVAAGAGFNLALACDVRIAAKAAKFSQAFIRIGLIPDFGGTFFLPRIVGWAKAMELMMTGELLDAEQAKNLGLVNLIVDNEELLTTAGFFAKQASELPTSAIGRLKQLLDSSYHASLSEQLEMEAQLQMECSATADFAEGVKAFAEKRPAKFQGR; encoded by the coding sequence ATGTCTTATAAAACTCTGCTAATTGAGGAAGAAGAGAATATATTTAAGATAACAATGAATCGTCCAGAAGCAATGAATGCTTTAAGTACAGATTTAGCGATGGAATTAATACAAGTTTTTGAGGATTTAACAAATAAAGAAAATATTCGTGCTGTAATTCTTACTGGAGCAGGAAAGGCTTTTTCTGCTGGTGGGGATGTTAAACAAATGTTAACCGTAGTCGGAACAGATGCACCAAGCCAGTTTAGATTAGCTTTAGATGTTTACCATAAGTTAATACTACTAATGAGACGACTACCTAAGCCAATAATAGCTGCTGTTAATGGAGTAGCTGCTGGAGCAGGGTTTAATTTGGCTTTAGCTTGTGATGTACGAATTGCAGCTAAGGCAGCAAAATTTAGCCAAGCTTTTATTAGAATTGGGTTAATTCCAGATTTTGGAGGTACTTTCTTTTTGCCTCGTATAGTTGGCTGGGCAAAGGCAATGGAATTAATGATGACAGGGGAATTGCTTGATGCTGAGCAAGCAAAAAATTTGGGACTCGTTAATTTAATTGTTGATAATGAAGAATTACTTACTACAGCAGGCTTTTTTGCTAAGCAAGCATCTGAACTTCCTACAAGTGCAATTGGTCGATTAAAACAGCTTTTAGATTCTAGCTATCATGCTTCTTTATCTGAACAATTAGAAATGGAAGCACAACTGCAAATGGAATGTTCTGCTACAGCAGACTTTGCAGAAGGTGTTAAAGCTTTTGCTGAAAAACGCCCTGCAAAATTCCAAGGACGCTAA
- a CDS encoding SUMF1/EgtB/PvdO family nonheme iron enzyme has product MKYCPKCQKSYPDSSEVCPDDNNKLADFDVGSLIGKVIDGKYEILNLLGLGGMGGVFRARHVFINNEVAIKLINPKLASHEEIVERFLREARAAALIDHPNAVKVTDFGRAEDMLYLVMEFVPGYNLTQLIRKKGHLSPSTTANIMSQICAALDDAHAKKIIHRDLKPDNVMIKVDRGKHIVKVFDFGIAKMVIEGNQDNSITRAGTIVGTVNYMSPEQCRGESAIDFRSDIYSLGVVAFEMMTGRLPFTAPTPTGLAVKHIVDPPPSMRTIVSEIPDSVDKAVLRALNKEPNDRYSSAGAFASELLHSAHSEGLYGGDEEFPPAAGISTGDYNKPKTSAINSVNSTQINTQTEQVPNPNKKPVWLYAVIGIVLLVMLAGGGYVASKKMLGKVPAAPGSQIVDKNFPDMVLIPGGWMKMGSDEGVFDDERPVHDVYVNDFYIDITPITNAQFEKFVTETKYVTDAEKQQDEYDWRTYATSDHRDHPVVNISWNDAQAYAKWAGKRLPSEAEWEYAARGGLTGEKYPWGKDDPEKKANYGNAELASASLTGEIPLPTKPVKAYNANGYGLYGMSGNVWQWCNDWYEKTYYFNSPEKNPTGPASGKTKVLRGGSWYTDLSKIRVSARINDIPDGRQYDFGFRCAKSK; this is encoded by the coding sequence ATGAAATATTGTCCTAAATGTCAGAAATCCTATCCAGATAGCTCAGAAGTTTGTCCTGATGACAATAATAAATTAGCGGATTTTGATGTAGGTTCGCTAATAGGTAAAGTTATTGATGGTAAATATGAAATCCTAAACCTCTTAGGTTTAGGTGGAATGGGTGGAGTTTTTCGCGCTCGTCATGTTTTTATCAATAATGAAGTAGCTATTAAGTTAATTAACCCTAAATTAGCTTCTCATGAAGAAATTGTAGAACGCTTTCTACGTGAGGCACGAGCAGCAGCCCTAATAGATCATCCTAATGCTGTTAAAGTAACTGACTTTGGCCGTGCTGAAGATATGCTTTATTTAGTAATGGAATTTGTTCCAGGCTATAATTTAACTCAACTTATCCGCAAAAAAGGTCATCTCTCTCCAAGCACTACAGCTAATATAATGTCTCAAATTTGTGCAGCACTAGATGATGCACATGCTAAAAAGATTATACACCGCGATCTAAAACCAGATAATGTAATGATTAAAGTAGATCGTGGTAAACATATAGTAAAAGTATTTGATTTTGGTATTGCTAAAATGGTGATAGAAGGAAACCAGGATAACTCTATTACCCGTGCTGGAACTATTGTTGGGACAGTAAATTATATGTCTCCAGAACAATGTCGTGGAGAAAGTGCAATTGATTTTAGATCAGATATTTATAGCCTTGGCGTAGTAGCATTTGAAATGATGACAGGGCGACTTCCATTTACTGCTCCAACTCCTACAGGACTTGCTGTAAAACATATAGTTGACCCGCCTCCTTCTATGCGAACTATTGTAAGTGAGATCCCAGATAGTGTAGATAAAGCTGTTCTTCGTGCCTTAAACAAAGAACCTAATGATCGTTATAGCAGTGCAGGAGCTTTTGCAAGTGAATTGTTGCACTCTGCTCATAGTGAAGGTCTTTATGGAGGGGATGAAGAATTTCCTCCAGCCGCAGGTATTTCTACAGGTGATTATAATAAACCTAAAACTAGTGCTATTAATAGCGTAAACTCTACTCAAATAAATACTCAAACAGAACAAGTTCCCAATCCTAATAAAAAACCTGTTTGGCTTTATGCTGTAATAGGAATAGTTTTACTAGTTATGCTAGCTGGTGGAGGTTATGTTGCATCAAAGAAAATGCTTGGTAAAGTTCCAGCAGCACCTGGTAGTCAAATAGTAGATAAAAATTTTCCTGATATGGTTCTTATTCCTGGTGGTTGGATGAAGATGGGTAGTGATGAAGGGGTTTTTGATGATGAAAGACCTGTTCACGATGTTTATGTAAATGATTTTTACATAGATATTACTCCTATAACAAATGCTCAATTTGAAAAATTTGTTACTGAAACCAAATATGTTACAGATGCAGAAAAACAACAAGATGAATATGATTGGCGTACTTATGCAACTTCAGATCACCGAGATCATCCTGTTGTAAATATTTCTTGGAATGATGCACAAGCTTATGCTAAATGGGCAGGTAAACGACTTCCTTCAGAAGCAGAATGGGAATATGCTGCTCGTGGTGGTTTAACAGGTGAGAAATATCCTTGGGGTAAAGATGACCCTGAAAAAAAAGCAAATTATGGAAATGCTGAACTAGCTAGTGCTAGTTTGACTGGAGAAATACCATTACCAACAAAACCTGTAAAAGCCTATAATGCAAATGGATACGGACTTTATGGAATGTCAGGTAATGTTTGGCAATGGTGCAATGATTGGTATGAAAAAACTTACTACTTTAACTCCCCAGAAAAAAATCCTACTGGGCCAGCAAGTGGTAAGACTAAAGTTTTACGTGGTGGGTCTTGGTATACAGATTTAAGTAAAATACGTGTTTCTGCACGTATCAATGATATCCCTGATGGAAGGCAATATGACTTTGGTTTTAGATGTGCAAAAAGCAAATAA
- a CDS encoding ThiF family adenylyltransferase: MVFQLKEQHVDENDPFERQRRIDWWDQNFLRQAKIMVIGAGALGNEALKNLALLGVGGLFIIDFDTISGSNLSRTVLFRKEDIGREKAAAAAAAIKDLALETTSKVEYFHGDMVWDLGLGAYRRMDVVLSCIDNDEARLATNRACRSVGVPWINAGILGFSGNVMIFGKEGVCYECNVTPEQIEDSRSRYDSCESVRKRFLQEEKMPTVQITSALISALQVQEAIKLLHNQQPAIGKRIAFNGLTNSYLVITLQALEDCLAHGSYEKIQEIFLSVYTSTLDDLLVAVENYLGDNAVLDLGRRFILEIRCRYCGKIIPLMRPAHRIFDDELVCSNCHKTDQTTQHTIMESFAKSSDETYVKSITRFSRSETSEEILSLTLWDLGVPPLPIFSSTSSQGKHKAFELTGDCVKVLGTLAGS, translated from the coding sequence ATGGTATTTCAGCTTAAAGAGCAGCACGTAGATGAGAACGATCCTTTTGAAAGACAAAGACGCATTGATTGGTGGGATCAAAATTTTTTACGCCAAGCAAAAATAATGGTTATTGGAGCAGGTGCTTTAGGTAATGAAGCCTTAAAAAATTTAGCACTTCTAGGTGTAGGAGGGCTTTTTATAATTGATTTTGATACTATTTCTGGTTCAAATCTTAGTCGTACAGTGCTTTTTCGTAAAGAAGATATTGGTAGGGAAAAAGCTGCTGCTGCTGCTGCTGCCATTAAGGACTTAGCTTTAGAAACAACTTCTAAAGTAGAATATTTTCATGGTGATATGGTTTGGGATTTAGGCTTAGGTGCTTACCGAAGAATGGACGTAGTTTTAAGCTGTATTGATAATGATGAGGCCCGTTTAGCTACTAATAGGGCTTGTCGTAGTGTTGGAGTTCCTTGGATCAATGCTGGAATTTTAGGTTTTTCAGGCAATGTCATGATCTTTGGTAAAGAAGGGGTATGTTATGAATGTAATGTTACTCCAGAACAAATTGAAGACTCTCGTTCTCGTTATGATAGCTGCGAAAGTGTTCGCAAAAGGTTTTTACAAGAAGAAAAAATGCCTACAGTTCAAATTACTTCAGCCTTAATTTCCGCGCTACAAGTTCAAGAAGCCATTAAGCTACTTCATAATCAACAACCTGCTATTGGTAAACGAATAGCTTTTAATGGATTAACTAATAGTTATTTAGTCATTACATTACAGGCTTTGGAGGATTGTTTAGCTCATGGTAGCTATGAGAAAATTCAGGAGATTTTTTTAAGCGTTTATACATCAACACTAGATGATTTACTTGTAGCAGTAGAAAATTACTTAGGCGATAATGCAGTTTTAGATCTTGGCCGTAGATTTATATTAGAGATACGTTGTCGTTATTGTGGTAAAATAATCCCGTTAATGCGCCCAGCACATCGTATTTTTGATGATGAACTAGTTTGTAGTAATTGTCATAAAACAGATCAAACAACTCAACATACTATTATGGAATCTTTTGCTAAATCCAGTGATGAGACTTATGTTAAAAGTATTACTAGATTTTCACGTAGTGAAACTTCAGAAGAGATTTTAAGCCTAACTTTATGGGATTTAGGCGTTCCTCCTTTGCCTATTTTTTCTTCAACTAGTAGTCAAGGAAAACATAAGGCTTTTGAACTAACAGGAGACTGTGTTAAAGTCTTAGGTACTTTAGCGGGCAGCTAA